In Triplophysa dalaica isolate WHDGS20190420 chromosome 19, ASM1584641v1, whole genome shotgun sequence, the sequence GACATGGATAGGAAGAAAGTAAcatgtagaaatgtctttgatACAGACGAACTTTGAGTGAATGTGCTCTAGCCTATCTGGAGCTGGAGGATTTCATCTGGTGAACATCTCAGTCACAATAAATGTTTGAGAAAACATTTGGGAGGACATAGTTAACAGGTATAAATAATATGCAAttacacaatataaataaatatcacttatttaaaatataaataaaaatgccatTGTTGCCTCAGAGCAAGCAGATTAGAAATAGGTGGAAACTCGGGTGATAAACTTGAATTCACCTTTCACAGACTGACAACGTTTTGTAACAACCAGGATACTGAAATCTGGAAATAGCTAAATGAAATCTGGAACGGCAGACACATTATGACAAATAATGCGTACGTCGTTATGGATTAAACAACTGGTTTGAACAAACTTCAACAAAGGCATTTTTGTTCGTTTACGACCTTGAATAAATTGACAAGACTCGCTAATAACAGAAGTGATTTATGAGCTTGTAGTGTAGAGCTTGGCTTTGTCAAAATCAATACAAATGTGCATTGCGCCTGTCACTATGtggttaaaataaacacaaagctgTAGGACTATTTACACTTCTTTAAGCTTCAAAATTTCCCACAAACAAAGGGCTAATGACATCTATATGCAGGCTTTCGGACCAACCTGCGGTTTCAAAAGCCGAATGGCAGTGCACCAAATACTTCTAGTATGCACTGTTGAGAGGCACCACAGCGCCCTCTTCTGTCAGCCAGTGTAAATCCTCAAATGGGTCCAGTGTTGGCTTCTAAACCCACAGTGGGCACTACAGAGATGCAAATCTCCAAGGATGGCACCGGAGCTCCATTACAGGAAGTTCATGCGTTGAGACCGAGTAGTTCTTTTGTTCTTTAGCAATCTTCACTCATATCTGTAGAGGCGTTTTTCAACAGCTTTGGTGCTGATTTGTTCCGCTGAATATCTCTGATCCAGGTCCAGCAGAGATTGAAGTAAGGTGTTGATGTCCGCTCGAAGCCCCTCCTTCTGCATCCAAACCCTCAGCAGATTGTAGACTTTGTCATCGGGATTCTGCGTCTCTGCTATCTTGATGGCGTTGTCATTTACGCCGATGCTACGAAAAAACTTGTTGTGGATCCGCACGTCCAGGGTATCGAAGAGGTCGAAGCTCTTGCTCAGCGACTCTTCATCACCTAGTAAAGCCAAAGCGATGATACTTTACAATGAAGCAGTTGTGTTATActttatttgtatgttataaCAAAGATATGTGTTTATAGTTTGAAAAGGTAACAAGGATGCCAAAATGGAGTGAGGAATATCTCACCAAGTACAGGAACAAGCTTTCTGAGCGGACTGTCATCctaaaggaaaacaaaacataagaaTACTACATAAATAAAGTCACAATAAAGTCAACGTTTCTTTTCAAAGTTTTGGTCTGCAAACAAGAATTCTTTCACATGATCGAAGGcattatctttttgtttttctggatTTTGTTGTTTAACTGTGTGAAAGGACTTCATTCTCACTAACCTGTGCCCAGGGCTCTGTGTCTTCCTCCGTCTGTCTTTGGACCGGAGGGCTTGACCGTGGTGAGTCCTCAATACCTAAAACAGGGGGGAGGGCAGACAGGCTTGTTTGGGAAGAGCTGGTTGTGTTAGGCAAGCTGTCCCCCAGTCCCCGGTCCTCATCTTCCACAGGTATGCTTTTGACAGTTTCCTGCGTTTCTTGCGTTAACAAGGGCCGGGACTCTGGACGTTCCTCCTCTGTCCTCTCTAGTCCAGCATTGCGGTTGTTCTCCTGCTCCTCTTCTGATTTTGGGAACACATCCTGAACGATGTCAAAAGTAACACATTAAAATCACAGCTTGCAGCTTAAAGGTGGACAATCGTTGTTGAAACATCGAAAGCGACACAATAAGCTACAGACACTTACATTTGGACACTTCACCTCCTTCAAACTTTCGTCAATTTCTAAAACAAAGATgacaattcaaaatgtttatttgacttttcaaacttttttattaacttcattgtaactttatttcttctgcagaacacaaagctACGATATTCTCAAGAACGTTGGTCACATGAGGACAAATAATACTGTAATGTACCTTTTAACTTGATTATAAGAAAGGTATAATATAAGAAGTAAGAATTTATAAGAAAAGATTTTGACGTACCACTTTGTCGCTTCTGGCGCCTCTTCCATTTAATTCCGAGTACAATTACACCAACCAACAGCAGCACAAACAGCGGTACAACAACTGCTGAAGAAAACCAGAAGAACACATTCAATTCTACTGCTCTTTGCAAATGGAAGTGTAACTAATATCTAAGGTCACAAGCACTTATTTCCCAATTGTTTTTTTGTACAATGTATATGCATTACTAAAACACAAGCGCTTGCCTGCAACTACAATCCTGTTGTGACCGGACGGTGTTGTCTTCTCCGTTGGACCTTCTGTTGGAATCGAAGTGCGTTTCCTGCACTTTGTGTTGGATGTCGCGGTGCATTTGCTCTCTACTTCTTCATCAGCTTTGCACCTGCAAAACCACAGACGAAAAATGGGTGAAAAAGGGTGTGAACCCGAAGGCTTTAAATAGGACTCCTTAAATGATTGTCATTATGAATAGCACTGCAAAACCCTGAGGGGTTCAAGGTGGAGGGATGAATCACTGGAAAGAGAATCTGAGTCATTGGATGTTTGGATGATCTAAGGAGGGTGCTCAAAGGTTAAGAGAAGAGCGGCAGGGAGTGTCCTGTGTGTCAGCGCTTAACAGGGAGCCATGCGGCACAACAGAGGGATGATGGGAGGGACTCACCGAATGCATTTTTTGCACACTTCGCATGGCTCGTCCGGCAGGCAGTAGGAACCGGCCTTGCATTCACATTTGGTGTTGCTCAAGCTGGTGCATTCTGCTACAACATTCTGATCTGTATGAGAAGAGGAAAAGAAGGGTGAGGAAGGTCTAGATCAAAAGTAAGAAGTGGATGAGAATTTAAATGATCTGGAGTAACACAATTTTTGGATGAATCAGTCAATCCAATCATTGTTCTGAACATCAGCCTCAGTTGAAATGCATCTTTGAAAGACAAAAACCAGATTCAATTCAGATCAACCCCAAAGAGAATATTGATCTAATA encodes:
- the tnfrsfa gene encoding tumor necrosis factor receptor superfamily, member a isoform X1, yielding MDSSTTMKLVILVLSALNLGRGAAELGVLGELQNRTARQMNCVENQEYIHNGFCCKNCEAGTYVSEKCSKDQEKGTCSSCKAGTYAEHPTGMEQCLQCSHCHIDQNVVAECTSLSNTKCECKAGSYCLPDEPCEVCKKCIRCKADEEVESKCTATSNTKCRKRTSIPTEGPTEKTTPSGHNRIVVAAVVVPLFVLLLVGVIVLGIKWKRRQKRQSEIDESLKEVKCPNDVFPKSEEEQENNRNAGLERTEEERPESRPLLTQETQETVKSIPVEDEDRGLGDSLPNTTSSSQTSLSALPPVLGIEDSPRSSPPVQRQTEEDTEPWAQDDSPLRKLVPVLGDEESLSKSFDLFDTLDVRIHNKFFRSIGVNDNAIKIAETQNPDDKVYNLLRVWMQKEGLRADINTLLQSLLDLDQRYSAEQISTKAVEKRLYRYE
- the tnfrsfa gene encoding tumor necrosis factor receptor superfamily, member a isoform X2, which encodes MDSSTTMKLVILVLSALNLGRGAAELGVLGELQNRTARQMNCVENQEYIHNGFCCKNCEAGTYVSEKCSKDQEKGTCSSCKAGTYAEHPTGMEQCLQCSHCHIDQNVVAECTSLSNTKCECKAGSYCLPDEPCEVCKKCIRCKADEEVESKCTATSNTKCRKRTSIPTEGPTEKTTPSGHNRIVVAVVVPLFVLLLVGVIVLGIKWKRRQKRQSEIDESLKEVKCPNDVFPKSEEEQENNRNAGLERTEEERPESRPLLTQETQETVKSIPVEDEDRGLGDSLPNTTSSSQTSLSALPPVLGIEDSPRSSPPVQRQTEEDTEPWAQDDSPLRKLVPVLGDEESLSKSFDLFDTLDVRIHNKFFRSIGVNDNAIKIAETQNPDDKVYNLLRVWMQKEGLRADINTLLQSLLDLDQRYSAEQISTKAVEKRLYRYE